One Luteibacter sp. 9135 DNA segment encodes these proteins:
- a CDS encoding class I SAM-dependent methyltransferase has protein sequence MTAKLPDPGADERAHSDHLSALLREEIASHGPMPFSRFMERCLYAPGLGYYSAGKTKFGADGDFVTAPELGTLFARCVVRAVQPVLASLGPDADVLEIGGGSGAFAEAALRALDAAGHAPRRFMILEPSADLRERQRERLHANLPAGLAARVSWLDGPLETEWEGVIFANEVIDALPTTRITAREGEIYEEHVVLDGEGRFTRSDRPADALVRGAVRHVERDLGRDFADGYRTEILPQLPYWMQAVAGTLRRGAMVFVDYGYTRGEFYLPERTDGTLRAFYRHRAHNDVFHLPGLQDLTASVDFTALAEAGNNAGFGVAAYLSQARFLIAAGLQDVFEDDYLGLTDEAARFRLSQEVKKLTLPDQMGERFQVMMFARDIDPGVLPAEVMAADQGSRL, from the coding sequence ATGACCGCCAAGCTTCCCGATCCCGGCGCCGACGAGCGCGCCCATTCCGACCATCTGTCCGCCCTGCTCCGCGAGGAGATCGCGAGCCATGGCCCCATGCCCTTCTCACGGTTCATGGAGCGGTGCCTCTATGCGCCGGGGCTGGGCTACTACAGCGCAGGCAAGACCAAGTTCGGCGCGGATGGCGATTTCGTCACGGCACCGGAACTGGGTACGCTGTTCGCCCGCTGTGTCGTCCGTGCCGTCCAACCGGTGCTGGCTTCCCTGGGGCCCGATGCCGATGTCCTCGAGATCGGCGGCGGCAGCGGTGCCTTCGCCGAAGCGGCACTGCGCGCGCTGGATGCCGCCGGCCACGCACCGCGTCGTTTCATGATCCTGGAGCCCAGCGCGGATCTGCGCGAGCGCCAGCGCGAACGCCTGCACGCCAACCTTCCTGCCGGCCTGGCCGCGCGCGTGAGCTGGCTCGACGGCCCGCTGGAAACGGAGTGGGAGGGCGTGATCTTCGCCAACGAAGTGATCGATGCCCTGCCGACCACACGGATCACGGCCCGCGAGGGCGAAATCTACGAAGAGCACGTGGTGCTCGATGGCGAAGGTCGGTTCACGCGCAGCGACCGTCCGGCCGATGCCCTCGTCCGCGGGGCCGTGCGCCATGTGGAACGCGACCTGGGTCGCGACTTCGCCGATGGCTATCGCACCGAGATCCTGCCGCAGCTGCCGTACTGGATGCAGGCGGTGGCCGGCACACTGCGTCGCGGCGCGATGGTCTTCGTCGATTACGGCTACACCCGCGGGGAGTTCTACCTGCCCGAGCGCACCGACGGCACGCTGCGCGCGTTCTACCGCCACCGAGCCCACAACGACGTCTTCCACCTGCCGGGCCTGCAGGACCTGACCGCATCGGTGGACTTCACGGCGCTGGCGGAGGCGGGCAACAACGCGGGTTTCGGCGTGGCCGCCTACCTGTCACAGGCGCGGTTCCTGATCGCCGCCGGCTTGCAGGACGTTTTCGAGGACGACTACCTGGGCCTGACCGATGAAGCGGCGCGCTTCCGGTTGTCGCAGGAAGTGAAGAAGCTGACCTTGCCCGACCAGATGGGCGAGCGCTTCCAGGTGATGATGTTCGCCAGGGACATCGACCCGGGCGTGCTGCCGGCCGAGGTGATGGCGGCGGACCAGGGCTCCCGTCTGTAG
- a CDS encoding multifunctional CCA addition/repair protein — protein MEIYLVGGAVRDQLLGRPVVDRDWVVVGATPDDMLAAGFKPVGKDFPVFLHGQTKEEYALARTERKTGRGYHGFAFHADPSVTVEQDLERRDLTINAIAQRDDGSLVDPFGGVDDIRTLTLRHVSSAFAEDPVRLLRVARFAARYAPLGFTVADDTMALMRRMVDDGEVDHLVPERVWTETRKALAESRPSVFVQVLRDTGALRLLFPEVDALYGVPQRPEYHPEVDTGIHVQLVLDAAAALAPGDALVGWCALTHDLGKALTPADVLPRHIMHEQRGIAPVRELSARLKVPAEYAFMAEMVCKHHLNAHMAFELKPTTVLRLLDALGALRRPERLETFLLACMADKRGRAGSADAPYPQADFLRSCRTAAAAVTSQPFVERGLQGPAIGEAMKKAQAAAIAAVPRPTA, from the coding sequence GTGGAGATCTACCTCGTCGGCGGCGCCGTCCGCGATCAGCTGCTCGGCCGCCCCGTGGTGGATCGCGACTGGGTCGTCGTGGGAGCCACGCCCGACGACATGCTCGCCGCCGGCTTCAAGCCGGTCGGCAAGGATTTCCCCGTCTTCCTGCACGGGCAGACGAAGGAGGAATACGCGCTGGCGCGCACGGAGCGCAAAACGGGCCGCGGTTACCACGGCTTCGCGTTCCATGCCGACCCCAGCGTCACCGTCGAGCAGGACCTCGAGCGCCGCGACCTGACCATCAACGCCATCGCCCAGCGCGACGACGGCAGTCTGGTGGATCCGTTCGGCGGGGTCGACGATATCCGCACGCTTACGCTCAGGCATGTCTCGTCGGCGTTCGCGGAAGATCCGGTCCGGCTTTTGCGTGTCGCGCGCTTCGCGGCGCGATATGCCCCACTGGGTTTCACGGTCGCCGACGACACGATGGCGCTGATGCGGCGCATGGTGGACGACGGCGAGGTGGATCACCTCGTGCCCGAGCGCGTATGGACCGAAACGCGCAAGGCGCTGGCCGAATCCCGTCCGTCGGTATTCGTGCAGGTGCTGCGGGACACCGGCGCGCTGCGCCTGCTGTTTCCCGAGGTGGATGCGCTCTACGGCGTCCCCCAGCGGCCGGAGTACCACCCGGAAGTCGATACGGGCATCCACGTGCAACTGGTGCTGGACGCCGCGGCGGCGCTGGCCCCGGGCGATGCGCTGGTCGGCTGGTGTGCCCTGACGCACGATCTGGGCAAGGCCCTGACGCCGGCGGATGTTCTGCCCCGGCACATCATGCACGAGCAGCGCGGCATCGCGCCCGTTCGCGAACTGTCTGCCCGGCTCAAGGTACCTGCGGAATACGCCTTCATGGCCGAGATGGTCTGCAAGCACCACCTCAACGCGCACATGGCGTTCGAACTGAAGCCGACCACCGTACTCCGCCTGCTGGATGCCCTGGGCGCGCTGCGCCGACCGGAGCGCCTGGAGACCTTCCTGCTCGCCTGCATGGCCGACAAACGTGGACGCGCCGGCAGTGCCGATGCGCCCTATCCGCAGGCCGACTTCCTGCGCAGCTGCCGCACCGCGGCCGCGGCCGTCACCTCACAGCCCTTCGTCGAACGGGGCTTGCAGGGCCCCGCCATCGGCGAGGCGATGAAGAAAGCCCAGGCCGCGGCCATCGCCGCCGTGCCCCGCCCTACCGCCTGA
- a CDS encoding complex I NDUFA9 subunit family protein has product MNAQRIVILGGTGFVGGTLIPRLAADGHSLLLLSRNREARRHSAVGRQVTTVTADVYDPATLRRHIAGADAVINLVGILSESGRHTFERAHVGLTRLVIEACQATGVHRLHQMSSLKAGQGLSKYLRSRGEAEALVKASTLDWTLYQPSTIFGPGDGLVSRFDALLRLAPVIPLPRPQAKMAPVYVGDVAEAIARSVATPAASLLRTFELYGPETWTLIDIVRAIRDARGRHRVVLPMPDSLGRLQAQFAQFVPGKPFTPDNFLSLRTDSVGKVDGLAQLGIAPQSFAAWLPRLLGQPVRQRRLDEARTKRRP; this is encoded by the coding sequence ATGAACGCTCAACGCATCGTCATCCTCGGTGGCACCGGCTTCGTCGGCGGCACGCTGATTCCCCGGCTCGCCGCCGACGGACATTCCCTCCTGCTGCTCTCCCGCAATCGCGAGGCACGCCGTCACAGCGCGGTGGGACGCCAGGTCACCACCGTCACGGCGGATGTCTACGATCCCGCCACCCTGCGGCGGCACATCGCCGGCGCGGATGCCGTCATCAACCTCGTCGGTATCCTCAGCGAGAGTGGCCGGCACACGTTCGAACGCGCGCACGTGGGGCTGACGCGGCTCGTCATCGAGGCCTGCCAGGCCACCGGCGTCCATCGCCTGCACCAGATGAGTTCGCTCAAGGCCGGCCAGGGACTATCGAAATACCTCCGCTCCCGCGGCGAGGCCGAAGCCCTGGTCAAGGCCTCCACGCTGGACTGGACGCTTTACCAGCCAAGCACCATCTTCGGGCCGGGCGACGGCCTGGTCAGCCGGTTCGATGCGCTCCTGCGCCTGGCGCCGGTCATTCCGCTGCCGCGGCCGCAGGCGAAAATGGCGCCGGTCTACGTCGGCGATGTCGCCGAGGCGATCGCCCGCTCGGTCGCCACGCCAGCCGCCAGCCTGCTGCGCACGTTCGAGCTGTACGGGCCGGAGACCTGGACCCTGATCGACATCGTCCGCGCCATCCGCGATGCGCGAGGCCGGCATCGCGTGGTCCTTCCCATGCCCGACAGCCTGGGTCGCCTGCAGGCGCAGTTCGCGCAGTTCGTTCCCGGCAAGCCGTTCACCCCGGACAATTTCCTCTCGCTGCGCACGGATTCCGTCGGCAAGGTCGACGGCCTGGCCCAGCTCGGCATCGCACCCCAGTCGTTCGCCGCCTGGTTGCCGCGGCTGCTGGGCCAACCCGTACGCCAGCGCCGGCTCGACGAAGCGCGCACCAAGCGCCGCCCCTGA
- a CDS encoding transglycosylase SLT domain-containing protein, translated as MVFAPKALRRSVRSFRLMAGLALATCGLAVTLGASAEGTDAERARFRQAYAVAQQGGDAWRAQAGGLEHYALFPYLEAAALEHDLRTLDRARVEAYLNANRGLIPASDLRRDFLAELARRKDWPTFTAMYQPGLGDALSCFALQAKLSRGEPLVFATDLADLWKKASLPDACDPVLGAAHDQGLLTPDRLWTRIQTAAEAGKGGTIAALAGWLPADDAAAAQRIAKALNDPNGALRDAATWPDTPRGRQAVTLALQRMARKQSTVADSAWTTLAPRFALSEQQKGAVLNALALFHATDFDESALDRLAALPAGAQTDATREWRVRVALARQDWPAALTALDALSPTQKDDGEWRYFRALVLGRLNRQTEARAIYQNVAQEATYFGFLAADRLDASYAICPASMATDERREASLLAEPGMDRAFELYAVGLQKYARREWTAALAGRDADTQRLAVDLAFRKGWYDRAVFALSSGDALRLYEQRFPLARQDGVVEQASQAGIEAPWAYAIIRAESAWMTDARSGADARGLMQLLPGTASLVAKRNGLAWNGGDSLYEPTTNIILGTRYLAQMAARYNGAPWLASAAYNAGPNKVDQWVSARGTLDPDLFVASIPYKETREYVARVMAFAVIYDWRLTGNALPIGSRMTRFGSTYALPSAGAVRKPVACPAPAVTHPTPPTAPAVSQPAPAEATSAPAPQEPQS; from the coding sequence ATGGTCTTCGCCCCGAAGGCACTGCGACGCAGCGTCCGCTCGTTTCGCCTCATGGCCGGTCTCGCCCTTGCCACCTGCGGCCTCGCCGTCACGCTGGGCGCCTCGGCCGAGGGTACCGACGCCGAGCGCGCGCGTTTTCGCCAGGCCTATGCCGTCGCCCAGCAGGGCGGCGACGCGTGGCGTGCCCAGGCCGGGGGCCTCGAACACTACGCATTGTTCCCCTACCTCGAGGCAGCCGCGCTCGAGCACGACCTGCGCACCCTCGATCGCGCACGCGTCGAGGCTTACCTCAATGCCAATCGTGGGCTGATCCCCGCAAGCGACCTTCGCCGCGACTTCCTCGCCGAACTCGCCCGCCGCAAGGACTGGCCCACCTTCACCGCGATGTACCAGCCGGGACTCGGCGACGCGCTGAGTTGCTTCGCCCTCCAGGCCAAGCTGTCCCGTGGCGAGCCGCTGGTGTTCGCGACCGACCTGGCTGACCTATGGAAGAAGGCCAGCCTGCCCGACGCCTGCGACCCGGTGCTGGGCGCGGCGCACGACCAGGGCCTGCTGACGCCGGATCGCCTGTGGACACGCATCCAGACCGCAGCCGAAGCAGGCAAGGGCGGCACCATCGCCGCGCTGGCAGGCTGGCTGCCGGCCGACGATGCCGCGGCGGCACAACGCATCGCCAAGGCCCTGAACGATCCCAACGGCGCACTACGCGATGCGGCCACGTGGCCGGATACACCGCGCGGCCGTCAGGCCGTGACGCTCGCCCTGCAGCGCATGGCCCGCAAGCAGTCCACCGTGGCCGACAGCGCCTGGACCACCCTGGCACCGCGCTTCGCCCTCAGCGAACAACAGAAGGGCGCCGTCCTCAACGCCCTCGCGCTGTTCCACGCCACCGACTTCGACGAGTCCGCGCTGGATCGGCTGGCCGCGCTGCCGGCGGGTGCCCAGACCGACGCGACACGGGAATGGCGGGTGCGCGTCGCCCTGGCCAGGCAGGACTGGCCGGCGGCACTGACCGCCCTCGATGCCCTGTCGCCCACGCAGAAAGACGACGGCGAGTGGCGTTATTTCCGCGCACTGGTGCTGGGCCGGTTGAACCGGCAGACGGAAGCGCGGGCGATCTACCAGAACGTGGCACAGGAAGCCACGTACTTCGGCTTCCTCGCCGCCGACCGGCTCGACGCGTCCTATGCGATCTGCCCCGCCTCCATGGCCACCGACGAGCGCCGCGAGGCTTCGCTGCTGGCGGAGCCGGGCATGGACCGCGCGTTCGAACTCTACGCCGTGGGTCTGCAGAAGTACGCCCGGCGCGAGTGGACGGCCGCGCTGGCCGGACGCGACGCCGATACCCAGCGGCTTGCCGTGGACCTGGCCTTCCGCAAGGGCTGGTACGACCGCGCGGTGTTCGCGCTGTCGTCCGGCGATGCCCTGCGCCTTTACGAGCAGCGCTTTCCGTTGGCACGCCAGGACGGCGTGGTCGAACAGGCCAGCCAGGCGGGCATCGAGGCGCCGTGGGCTTACGCGATCATCCGCGCCGAGAGCGCATGGATGACCGACGCACGCTCGGGCGCCGACGCACGCGGGCTCATGCAGCTGCTGCCCGGCACGGCCTCGCTGGTGGCCAAGCGCAACGGACTGGCCTGGAACGGCGGTGACAGCCTCTACGAGCCCACCACCAACATCATTCTCGGCACGCGCTACCTCGCCCAGATGGCCGCGCGCTACAACGGCGCCCCGTGGCTGGCCAGCGCCGCGTACAACGCCGGACCCAACAAGGTCGACCAGTGGGTGAGCGCCCGCGGCACCCTGGACCCCGACCTGTTCGTCGCCAGCATCCCTTACAAGGAAACCCGCGAATACGTCGCTCGCGTCATGGCTTTCGCCGTGATCTACGACTGGCGCCTGACCGGCAACGCCCTGCCCATCGGCTCGCGCATGACCCGCTTCGGCAGCACGTATGCGCTTCCGTCGGCGGGCGCCGTCCGCAAGCCGGTGGCCTGTCCGGCACCCGCGGTGACACACCCGACGCCACCGACAGCCCCGGCCGTCTCACAGCCGGCACCCGCCGAGGCGACATCCGCCCCGGCCCCTCAGGAACCCCAGAGCTGA
- a CDS encoding glycoside hydrolase family 17 protein — MPPHLSHARLARPLAWLILALAAVFGAGYWFVLGRPITLPDSPTAKIACVSYAPFRLKGETPFDIHAFIPPERIDADLKALSTRFDCVRTYSMGQGLGAVPDLAGRYGMKVLMGIWLGRDPAANEREIQLGLAAARRDHDSLRGIVVGNEVLLRGELSEKELAGYISRVNKATDVPVTYADVWEFWQKHPALAKATDYLTIHILPYWEDQPVAPEDAVRHVADVYQKMKREFPGKAIMIGETGWPSQGRTRRDASASLVNEARYMREFLNYAATVDMPYNVIEAFDQPWKRDLEGTVGGYWGIFDVDAEPKFAMQGPIIEEPRWTWAIAAGGLMALVFLAAGAVRRRWRGASGWVALALAGFATGTALAAHLRLLSFAARNDVEWTVGIVIGLLALVTTVSLSRTIAARLASPVDPAAVAPRPVERRRLGIAWSDVFTPQRFFWMFVLTLYGILLVFNGRYRDFPIGLFALPCIGFLVLGVLRTRNDTPMPLVEERLLAVWLPLLAVAVVVQEQGANAVSWGWLVLNLAMALPVLSAWRRARLPAPDTAV; from the coding sequence ATGCCGCCCCATCTCTCCCATGCGCGCCTGGCGCGACCCCTCGCCTGGCTCATCCTTGCCCTGGCCGCCGTCTTCGGCGCGGGGTACTGGTTCGTCCTCGGCCGGCCGATCACCTTGCCGGACTCGCCGACGGCCAAGATCGCCTGCGTGTCCTACGCGCCATTTCGCCTGAAGGGCGAAACGCCGTTCGACATCCATGCGTTCATTCCCCCCGAGCGCATCGACGCCGACCTCAAGGCGCTGTCCACGCGTTTCGACTGCGTACGTACGTATTCGATGGGCCAGGGCCTGGGGGCCGTTCCCGATCTTGCCGGCCGCTACGGCATGAAGGTGCTGATGGGCATCTGGCTGGGCCGCGATCCGGCCGCCAACGAGCGAGAGATCCAACTGGGCCTGGCGGCGGCGCGGCGCGATCACGACAGCCTGCGCGGCATCGTGGTGGGTAACGAGGTGCTGCTACGCGGCGAACTGTCGGAGAAGGAACTGGCTGGCTACATCTCGCGGGTGAACAAGGCCACGGACGTTCCGGTGACCTACGCCGATGTGTGGGAGTTCTGGCAGAAGCATCCCGCGCTGGCCAAGGCGACGGATTACCTCACCATCCACATCCTGCCGTACTGGGAAGACCAGCCGGTGGCGCCCGAAGACGCGGTGCGCCATGTCGCGGACGTGTACCAGAAGATGAAGCGCGAGTTTCCGGGCAAGGCCATCATGATCGGCGAGACCGGCTGGCCCAGCCAGGGCCGCACGCGTCGCGACGCCAGCGCCAGCCTGGTCAACGAAGCGCGCTACATGCGCGAATTCCTGAACTACGCGGCGACGGTGGACATGCCGTACAACGTCATCGAGGCCTTCGACCAGCCGTGGAAGCGCGACCTGGAAGGCACGGTCGGCGGCTACTGGGGCATTTTCGACGTGGATGCCGAACCCAAGTTCGCCATGCAGGGTCCCATCATCGAAGAGCCGCGCTGGACGTGGGCGATCGCGGCGGGCGGCCTGATGGCGCTGGTCTTCCTCGCCGCGGGCGCGGTGCGTCGCCGCTGGCGGGGTGCATCGGGCTGGGTGGCGCTCGCGCTCGCCGGCTTCGCCACGGGCACCGCACTGGCGGCGCACCTGCGGCTGCTGTCGTTCGCCGCGCGCAACGACGTGGAATGGACGGTCGGCATCGTCATCGGGTTGCTGGCGCTGGTCACCACCGTGTCGCTGTCGCGTACCATCGCGGCGCGATTGGCCTCGCCGGTCGATCCTGCCGCGGTGGCGCCGCGTCCCGTGGAGCGGCGGCGCCTCGGCATCGCCTGGTCCGACGTGTTCACGCCGCAGCGTTTCTTCTGGATGTTCGTCCTCACGCTCTACGGCATCCTGCTGGTGTTCAACGGACGCTACCGCGACTTTCCTATCGGCCTGTTCGCGCTGCCGTGCATCGGGTTCCTCGTGCTCGGCGTGCTGCGCACGCGCAACGACACGCCGATGCCCCTGGTGGAGGAACGCCTGCTGGCCGTGTGGTTGCCGCTGCTGGCGGTGGCCGTCGTGGTCCAGGAGCAGGGCGCGAATGCCGTGTCGTGGGGCTGGCTGGTGCTCAACCTGGCAATGGCGCTACCGGTGCTGAGCGCTTGGCGCCGCGCGCGCCTGCCGGCGCCCGATACCGCCGTGTAG
- a CDS encoding endonuclease/exonuclease/phosphatase family protein, with translation MTRFTSPPVIAPERTLRLLSCNILAGASVQRYSDYVTRSVNAVLPARSKLDNLDSLAQLLHEFDVVGLQEADAGSLRSGFLNQTRYIAEAAGMPYWSHQPNRPMARVAHSANGLLSRIEPSEVIDYPLPGRIKGRGALFVRFGTGTDALVVVIAHLSLGAAARMGQLGFIAELLAPFPHAVLMGDLNTEPTSPEMRRLFEKTALQPPTVSTPTFPSWKPRRALDHILTSADIALDRTWTLPRAFSDHLPLAAEIRLPLALAEAAGALPTR, from the coding sequence ATGACCCGCTTCACGTCCCCCCCCGTCATCGCTCCGGAACGCACCCTGCGCCTGTTGAGCTGCAACATCCTCGCCGGCGCCAGCGTCCAGCGTTACAGCGATTACGTCACGCGCAGCGTCAACGCGGTGCTGCCCGCGCGCTCCAAGCTCGACAACCTCGATTCGCTCGCCCAGCTCCTGCACGAATTCGACGTGGTCGGCCTGCAGGAGGCCGATGCAGGAAGCCTGCGTTCCGGCTTCCTCAACCAGACCCGTTACATCGCCGAAGCCGCCGGGATGCCTTACTGGAGTCACCAGCCCAACCGGCCGATGGCGCGCGTGGCGCATTCGGCCAATGGCCTGCTGAGTCGGATCGAGCCCAGCGAAGTCATCGACTACCCCCTGCCTGGTCGCATCAAGGGCCGCGGTGCGCTGTTCGTGCGTTTCGGCACCGGCACCGACGCGCTGGTGGTGGTCATCGCCCATCTGTCGCTGGGCGCGGCGGCGCGCATGGGCCAACTGGGCTTCATCGCCGAATTACTGGCCCCGTTTCCCCACGCGGTGCTCATGGGCGACCTCAACACCGAGCCCACTTCGCCCGAGATGCGCCGCCTGTTCGAGAAGACGGCGTTGCAGCCACCGACGGTCAGCACGCCCACCTTCCCCAGCTGGAAACCGCGCCGCGCGCTGGACCACATCCTGACCTCCGCGGACATCGCGCTGGACCGGACATGGACATTGCCCCGTGCCTTCTCCGATCATCTGCCGCTTGCCGCCGAAATCCGCCTGCCGCTCGCGCTGGCAGAAGCCGCCGGCGCCCTCCCCACGAGATAA
- a CDS encoding thiol:disulfide interchange protein DsbA/DsbL, whose amino-acid sequence MFKRLSLLFVGLALTAACSAKPADPAAAASYTDGTQYVTIAKPQRLDPKDGKVEVVEVFSYGCVHCAHYESYAEALQKQLPKGVVFRVIPAAFNDAWLPYAQAYYAAKQLGVAEKAHAALFKAIHEDHYPIRTIDELAGWYAQNYGVDKAKFIQLATNDEAIRKRILDDGKLIQAWGIDGTPTVVVDGKYRSAQIKDFDELNGVTKYLVDKELKGGK is encoded by the coding sequence ATGTTCAAGCGTCTATCGCTCCTTTTCGTGGGCCTGGCCCTCACCGCGGCGTGCAGCGCCAAGCCGGCCGACCCCGCTGCCGCGGCCAGCTACACCGACGGCACGCAGTACGTCACCATCGCCAAGCCGCAACGCCTGGATCCGAAGGACGGCAAGGTGGAAGTCGTCGAGGTGTTCTCATACGGGTGCGTGCATTGCGCGCATTACGAGTCGTACGCGGAAGCCCTGCAGAAGCAGCTGCCCAAGGGCGTGGTGTTCCGTGTCATCCCGGCGGCGTTCAACGACGCCTGGTTGCCTTATGCGCAGGCCTACTATGCGGCCAAGCAGCTCGGCGTGGCCGAGAAGGCCCATGCCGCCTTGTTCAAGGCGATCCATGAGGACCATTACCCGATCCGCACCATCGATGAGCTGGCCGGCTGGTACGCACAGAACTACGGCGTGGACAAGGCGAAATTCATCCAGCTGGCCACGAACGACGAAGCCATCCGCAAGCGCATCCTCGACGACGGGAAGCTGATCCAGGCGTGGGGCATCGACGGCACACCCACCGTCGTCGTGGACGGCAAGTACCGCAGCGCACAGATCAAGGACTTCGACGAGCTCAACGGCGTCACCAAGTACCTGGTCGACAAGGAACTCAAGGGCGGCAAGTAA
- a CDS encoding thiol:disulfide interchange protein DsbA/DsbL, which produces MRLPLLCVALLGLAACGSGNHDAASTPSPTPAATAAPAATTAPVATPAGATSTAASTPAAAGSTASAAPASAAEADDKRPAPKPFVDDGKWVEGKQYFRIDPAQPTSTPGKIEVTEVFSYGCPACFQFHGIVDQMVKDLPRGTVMTYTPASFRPDENWPLLQRAYLTAQAFGVDKQSHDAMFDAVFKSGELGIMDQQTNKPKAQSAWPTIDDVAKFYAKYGVKPEEFVATANSFTINTKMKRADELIRAYEVDSTPTIVVNGKYRFTAATAGGYPQSIELVQWLISKEAAGK; this is translated from the coding sequence ATGCGCCTTCCCCTCCTCTGCGTGGCACTGCTGGGCCTTGCCGCCTGCGGCTCCGGTAACCACGACGCGGCTTCCACGCCGTCGCCCACCCCCGCGGCCACCGCGGCGCCGGCCGCCACCACGGCACCGGTGGCCACGCCGGCCGGCGCCACCTCGACCGCGGCGAGCACGCCCGCCGCCGCGGGCAGCACCGCTTCGGCAGCCCCCGCCTCCGCCGCCGAAGCGGACGACAAGCGCCCTGCGCCCAAGCCCTTCGTCGACGACGGCAAGTGGGTGGAGGGCAAGCAGTACTTCCGCATCGACCCGGCACAGCCGACCAGCACGCCCGGCAAGATCGAGGTCACCGAGGTGTTTTCGTACGGTTGCCCGGCCTGCTTCCAGTTCCACGGCATCGTCGACCAGATGGTCAAGGACCTGCCCCGCGGTACGGTCATGACGTACACGCCGGCATCGTTCCGCCCGGACGAGAACTGGCCGTTGCTGCAGCGCGCCTATCTCACCGCGCAGGCGTTCGGCGTGGACAAGCAGAGCCACGACGCGATGTTCGACGCCGTATTCAAGAGCGGCGAGCTCGGCATCATGGACCAGCAGACCAACAAGCCCAAGGCGCAGTCGGCCTGGCCGACCATCGACGACGTGGCGAAGTTTTACGCGAAGTACGGCGTGAAGCCGGAGGAATTCGTCGCCACGGCCAATTCCTTCACCATCAACACGAAGATGAAGCGCGCCGATGAACTGATCCGCGCCTATGAGGTCGATAGCACGCCGACCATCGTGGTGAACGGAAAATACCGCTTCACGGCCGCGACGGCCGGTGGCTATCCCCAGTCGATCGAGTTGGTGCAGTGGCTCATCAGCAAGGAAGCCGCGGGCAAGTAA
- a CDS encoding c-type cytochrome, protein MKFRHAAAAITAMLVMNFATAQTAAPAKAATAPAPASTAAKPGANPAADPATPGMPTTETTTAPVGGTTAAVKPGDAATGQGKAAACGACHGLDGNSSDPQYPRLAGQSEQYIAAQLADFKSGKRMNPIMMGFAQPLSEQDMHDIGAYFATKASLPGVADQAYVDQGETLYRQGDVARGIPACMACHGPDGGGNPGARYPQLTSQHAKYIESRLKAWHDGNAQSDDPHARIMITIAQKLDEKDIAAVASYIEGLHTNEPTQAAPATP, encoded by the coding sequence ATGAAGTTTCGGCACGCCGCCGCTGCCATCACCGCGATGCTCGTCATGAATTTCGCCACGGCCCAGACGGCCGCGCCCGCGAAGGCGGCGACCGCGCCGGCGCCGGCCAGCACCGCGGCCAAGCCCGGCGCCAATCCCGCCGCCGATCCGGCCACCCCGGGGATGCCCACGACCGAGACCACCACCGCTCCCGTCGGCGGCACCACCGCCGCGGTCAAGCCCGGCGATGCCGCCACCGGCCAGGGCAAGGCCGCCGCCTGCGGCGCCTGCCACGGGCTGGACGGCAACTCCAGCGATCCGCAATACCCGCGCCTCGCCGGGCAGAGCGAGCAATACATCGCCGCGCAGCTGGCCGATTTCAAATCCGGCAAGCGCATGAACCCGATCATGATGGGCTTCGCCCAGCCGCTCAGCGAGCAGGACATGCATGACATCGGTGCCTACTTCGCTACCAAGGCATCCCTGCCGGGCGTAGCAGATCAGGCCTATGTGGATCAGGGCGAGACGCTATACCGCCAGGGCGATGTCGCCCGCGGCATCCCGGCGTGCATGGCCTGCCACGGTCCGGATGGCGGCGGCAATCCCGGCGCCCGCTACCCACAGCTGACCAGCCAGCACGCGAAGTACATCGAGTCGCGGCTGAAGGCCTGGCACGACGGCAACGCGCAGAGCGACGACCCCCACGCACGCATCATGATCACCATCGCCCAGAAGCTGGACGAGAAGGATATCGCCGCCGTGGCCAGCTACATCGAGGGCCTGCATACGAACGAACCGACACAGGCCGCACCCGCGACGCCCTGA